The following coding sequences lie in one Flavobacterium sediminis genomic window:
- a CDS encoding aspartate kinase, whose translation MRIFKFGGASVKDAEGVKNVASVLEKVGHQNTLLVISAMGKTTNALEVVIKNYFEKSNDLNASIQEVRKYHNQILIDLFEDEEHNVFFAVNSLFNDLEYFIRSNKSPNYNFVYDQVVSFGEIVSTTIVSYYFNEKGLTNIWLDVRNFIKTDVTYRDANVDWEETQKLIQEGVDKNKLYITQGFLGSDSNNFTTTLGREGSDYTAAIFAYCLNAESVSIWKDVPGVLNADPRYFENAVLLNQISYREAIELAFYGATVIHPKTLQPLQRKEIPLYVKSFLNPLLPGTSVSKGADLEPQTSCFIVKKNQLLLSLSSLDFSFIMEENISEIFALFHQYKMKVNLIQNSAISFSVCIEDKFNNFEELRNHLAKKFKVSFNENVSLYTIRHFNEKSAATVETGKTVLLKQISRETLQIVTKE comes from the coding sequence ATGAGGATATTTAAGTTTGGAGGAGCATCCGTAAAAGATGCCGAAGGTGTTAAAAATGTAGCTTCAGTGCTAGAAAAAGTGGGACACCAAAATACACTTTTAGTGATCTCAGCAATGGGAAAAACAACAAATGCACTAGAGGTGGTTATAAAAAATTATTTTGAAAAGTCTAATGACTTAAATGCATCCATTCAGGAAGTTCGAAAGTATCATAATCAGATTTTAATAGATTTATTTGAAGATGAAGAACACAATGTTTTCTTTGCCGTGAATAGTCTTTTTAATGATCTGGAATATTTTATCAGAAGTAATAAGTCGCCTAATTATAATTTTGTTTACGATCAGGTAGTGAGTTTCGGAGAAATTGTTTCAACAACGATTGTGAGTTATTATTTTAATGAAAAAGGATTGACAAACATATGGTTAGATGTTCGCAATTTTATAAAAACAGATGTAACTTATAGAGATGCTAACGTAGATTGGGAAGAAACACAAAAGTTAATTCAGGAAGGTGTTGATAAAAATAAACTATATATTACGCAAGGATTTTTAGGTTCAGATTCAAATAATTTTACCACAACACTTGGAAGAGAAGGGTCAGATTACACAGCGGCTATTTTTGCGTACTGCTTGAATGCTGAAAGTGTTTCAATATGGAAAGATGTGCCGGGAGTGTTGAATGCCGACCCTCGTTATTTTGAAAATGCTGTTTTATTGAACCAGATCTCTTATCGGGAAGCAATTGAGCTAGCTTTTTACGGGGCAACGGTAATTCACCCGAAAACATTACAGCCTTTACAACGAAAAGAAATTCCATTGTATGTAAAGTCATTCCTCAATCCGTTGTTGCCGGGTACCAGCGTTTCTAAAGGAGCCGATCTGGAACCGCAAACGTCATGTTTTATTGTTAAGAAAAACCAGTTGCTGCTTTCATTGTCTTCACTCGATTTCTCTTTTATCATGGAAGAGAATATAAGTGAGATCTTTGCTTTGTTCCATCAGTACAAAATGAAAGTAAACCTTATTCAGAACTCGGCGATTAGTTTTTCAGTTTGTATAGAAGACAAATTCAATAATTTTGAAGAGCTGAGGAATCATTTAGCCAAAAAATTCAAAGTGTCATTCAACGAAAATGTATCGCTTTACACGATCAGACATTTTAATGAAAAATCAGCAGCAACAGTTGAAACGGGTAAAACCGTTCTTCTGAAACAGATTTCAAGAGAAACCCTTCAAATTGTAACAAAAGAATAA
- a CDS encoding GNAT family N-acetyltransferase, with the protein MIIRKGTKEDMPAALELIKELAIFEKEPEAVVVTVEDLIRDGFSENPLFYTFFAEVEGEIVGMALYYYRYSTWKGKTIHLEDLIVKEKMRGTGAGSALYQKIMEQGEKEGVRRIEWNVLDWNINAINFYEKSGAEILSDWRVVQMDEEGIKRFVAKLN; encoded by the coding sequence ATGATTATACGCAAAGGAACAAAAGAAGATATGCCGGCAGCTTTGGAACTGATCAAAGAATTAGCCATTTTTGAAAAAGAGCCGGAAGCAGTTGTGGTTACAGTGGAGGATTTAATCAGAGACGGTTTTTCTGAGAATCCACTGTTTTATACATTTTTTGCAGAAGTTGAAGGAGAAATCGTAGGTATGGCTTTATATTATTATCGCTACTCAACATGGAAAGGAAAAACGATCCATTTAGAAGACCTGATCGTTAAAGAAAAGATGAGAGGAACGGGAGCCGGTAGTGCGTTGTACCAAAAAATAATGGAACAAGGAGAGAAAGAAGGTGTGAGAAGGATCGAATGGAATGTGCTGGATTGGAATATAAACGCAATTAATTTTTATGAGAAGTCCGGAGCTGAAATTTTATCAGATTGGCGGGTAGTACAAATGGATGAAGAAGGAATCAAACGATTTGTAGCGAAGCTAAATTAA
- the fbp gene encoding class 1 fructose-bisphosphatase, producing MEERNTTLGEFIIENQNSFQYSTGELSRIINSIRLAAKVVNYKVNKAGLVDIVGAAGEQNIQGEDQQKLDVFANETFIQTLTNREIVCGIASEENDDYITVAGADNNHNNKYVVLMDPLDGSSNIDVNVSVGTIFSVFRRVTPVGSPVQPEDFLQPGVNQVAAGYVIYGTSTMLVYTTGHGVNGFTLNPAIGTFYLSHPNMRYSEDGNIYSINEGNYVHFPQGVKDYIKYCQKEEGDRPYTSRYIGSLVSDFHRNMIKGGIYIYPTSSKAPKGKLRLLYECNPMAFLAEQAGGKASDGFSRIMEIQPTELHQRVPFFCGSKNMVEKAEEFMKNAQ from the coding sequence ATGGAAGAAAGAAATACCACCTTAGGTGAGTTTATCATTGAAAATCAAAACTCATTTCAATATTCGACCGGCGAACTGTCACGCATCATTAATTCAATCCGTTTAGCGGCTAAAGTAGTAAACTACAAAGTAAACAAAGCCGGATTAGTTGATATTGTAGGTGCTGCCGGCGAACAAAATATTCAAGGAGAGGATCAGCAAAAACTGGATGTTTTTGCCAATGAAACTTTTATCCAGACATTGACAAACAGAGAAATCGTATGCGGAATCGCTTCTGAAGAAAATGATGATTATATCACGGTAGCAGGTGCAGATAACAACCATAACAATAAATATGTTGTTTTAATGGATCCTCTGGACGGTTCATCTAACATTGATGTAAACGTTTCTGTCGGAACTATTTTTTCTGTTTTCAGAAGAGTTACCCCTGTTGGTAGCCCTGTTCAACCGGAAGATTTTTTACAACCGGGTGTAAATCAGGTAGCTGCAGGTTATGTGATCTATGGTACTTCTACCATGCTTGTTTATACTACCGGACATGGCGTTAACGGATTCACTTTAAATCCGGCTATCGGAACCTTTTACCTTTCGCATCCTAATATGAGATATTCTGAAGACGGAAACATTTATTCCATAAATGAAGGGAATTATGTTCATTTTCCGCAAGGTGTAAAAGATTATATTAAATATTGTCAGAAAGAAGAAGGTGACCGACCTTATACTTCTCGTTATATCGGAAGTTTGGTTTCTGATTTTCATCGTAACATGATCAAAGGCGGTATTTATATTTATCCGACGAGTTCTAAGGCTCCTAAAGGAAAACTGCGTTTGTTATATGAATGCAATCCGATGGCTTTTTTAGCGGAACAGGCAGGCGGAAAAGCTTCTGACGGATTCAGCCGAATTATGGAAATTCAGCCGACAGAATTACACCAGAGAGTTCCGTTCTTTTGCGGAAGTAAAAATATGGTAGAAAAAGCTGAAGAGTTTATGAAAAACGCTCAATAA
- a CDS encoding tellurite resistance TerB family protein — protein sequence MSISDLFDSGFRNRNKGHFSAIVRVALADGKISEEEQKFLDKLAIKLEISEQEYEEILENPTKYPVNPPLLHTRRLERLYDLARMVYADHELGESQHELLRRFGVALGFTPGNIQYIVDKALSLVQLNVDLDTFIYEMQNMNR from the coding sequence ATGTCAATTTCAGATTTATTCGATAGTGGATTCCGTAACAGAAACAAAGGTCATTTTTCTGCCATTGTAAGAGTGGCTCTTGCGGATGGGAAAATTTCAGAAGAAGAGCAAAAGTTCTTGGATAAATTAGCAATTAAATTAGAAATCTCAGAACAAGAGTACGAAGAGATTTTAGAGAACCCGACAAAATATCCGGTAAACCCTCCGTTGTTGCATACCAGAAGGTTAGAGCGTTTGTATGATCTGGCCAGAATGGTATATGCAGATCATGAATTGGGAGAGAGTCAACACGAATTACTAAGACGTTTTGGTGTGGCTTTAGGTTTTACACCGGGAAATATTCAGTATATTGTTGATAAAGCTTTATCTCTGGTACAATTAAACGTGGATTTAGATACTTTTATTTACGAAATGCAGAACATGAACAGATAA
- a CDS encoding HupE/UreJ family protein, translating into MSEFWPYFKIGLTHVLNIHAYDHVLFLTALMIPYTFKDWKRVLILVSLFTLGHTLSLFLAVFGIVSVNPLYVEFLIPITILATAVFHLFTAGKSAKTESISFVSIVTLFFGIIHGLGFSNYFKAILPGSASDKLLPLLEFALGIEAAQIIVVLIVLILAYVVQTFFRFSKRDWALVMSAFIMGVVVPMIIENEIWKR; encoded by the coding sequence ATGTCAGAATTTTGGCCGTACTTTAAAATAGGACTTACTCACGTATTAAATATACATGCCTATGATCATGTATTATTTTTAACTGCATTAATGATCCCTTATACTTTTAAGGACTGGAAACGTGTGCTGATCTTAGTTTCCTTATTTACATTAGGACACACATTGTCTTTGTTCCTTGCCGTATTCGGTATTGTCAGCGTAAATCCGTTATATGTAGAGTTTTTAATTCCCATAACCATTTTAGCAACCGCTGTTTTTCATTTATTTACAGCCGGAAAATCTGCTAAGACTGAAAGCATTTCTTTTGTTTCTATTGTAACTTTGTTTTTCGGAATTATACACGGCTTAGGCTTTTCTAACTATTTTAAAGCAATTTTACCGGGCAGTGCTTCCGATAAACTATTGCCTTTATTAGAATTTGCTTTAGGCATTGAAGCCGCACAAATCATTGTTGTTCTAATTGTTCTGATTCTGGCTTACGTTGTACAAACATTTTTCCGTTTTTCAAAAAGAGACTGGGCCTTGGTAATGTCTGCATTTATAATGGGAGTAGTAGTTCCTATGATCATTGAAAACGAAATCTGGAAAAGATAA
- a CDS encoding deoxycytidylate deaminase: MSQKRSKYDKAYLRIAKEWGQLSYCKRKQVGAIIVKDRMIISDGYNGTPSGFENCCEDEVGLTKWYVLHAEANAILKVARSTQSCEGATLYITLSPCKDCSKLIHQAGIKRVVYHQEYKDCSGIDFLKKAGVEVELIEELS; this comes from the coding sequence ATGTCTCAAAAAAGATCCAAATACGATAAAGCCTACTTGCGCATTGCTAAAGAGTGGGGACAATTATCTTATTGTAAAAGAAAACAGGTTGGTGCCATCATTGTAAAAGACAGAATGATCATTTCTGACGGTTATAACGGAACTCCTTCCGGTTTTGAAAATTGTTGTGAAGATGAAGTTGGTCTAACTAAATGGTATGTGTTACATGCAGAAGCCAATGCTATTCTGAAAGTGGCTCGTTCTACACAATCCTGTGAAGGTGCTACACTTTATATTACATTATCGCCTTGCAAAGATTGCAGTAAACTGATTCATCAAGCCGGCATTAAAAGAGTAGTTTACCATCAGGAATACAAAGACTGTTCCGGAATAGATTTTCTTAAAAAAGCCGGGGTAGAAGTAGAATTAATAGAAGAACTCTCATAA